The sequence AATACATTAGGTGCAGATGGCAAGATTCTTGAGGAGAGTGAAGAATGGAATCCTTCAGCAATTGAGGCTATTTACAAGGGACAAATTGACGCTCTTGAAACCACCACGGATATTCTTTCAGTAACAACATTGGCTGAAAAGCTTGTTAGAGAATTCAAAGAGAACAACAAAGAGCGCTTTGAGGAGCTAACGAAAAGATATTCAATGAGGAGTGTGGCTAAATATAAAGGGAAAGACTATTACGCCTTCTTTGTGTGTAGTGATGGTATTATCTCTCAGTACTTCATCTACAAAAAGCAAGGAGATGCATGGGTTCAGCAAAATGTCTCTTTAGAAGAATTACTAGGAATTACAGGATTAAATGAGAACACAGAGCCATTCAACGAGTTTAAAGAAATGAGCATTTATTATGAAGTTGCAGGAAAAGCCTTGGAGAATTTTGAAGAGCTTAGAGTGATCAAGGAGAGCAGTCTAACTTTCAAGAAAAGAATGAAACATCCCAAAAATGTAAAAAGAATACTTGGAAAGCTATACAACAGAATGAGGAAAAGCAAAAAGGACCCCGAGAAAGAGTATCTGGGAAGACTAATAGACTTGGTTAAATGGGGTTATGCAAATCATGAGCTGTTTGCAAGGGCACTTAGAGAGGTAAATCCAAATATGAGTGTCGAGAAGATAATCTCAGCATGTGAACGACTAATTCAAAAGTATGGCATTCCACTGCGGAAAGAGGAGCTTGAAGCAAAGAAAGAGGAACTGGGTGCCAAAGGGGTTAAACCTCATATTGTTGCTGGCATATTATTTGTGCCTGAGAGTTAGCGTTTTCGTTGTGCTCTTTCTCTTTTACTCCTCAATCGTAGGATAGAAAACTTAATATCCCTCCAATAGGATCTTCTTAATGGTGATACTCAATGAAATACTGGCTTTGCATTACAAATCGTGACAATTGGGAGGTTATTAAAGAGAAGAACATCTGGGGCGTGCCGAAGAGGCATAAGAACACCATCGCCAAAGTTAAGCCCGGTGATAAGCTCCTCATCTACGTGAAACAAGAGCGCAAAGACAAGCAAATTCTTGAGCCGAAGATCGTTGGAATTTTTGAGGTTGTTAGCGAGCCTTATGAGGACTCAAAGAGGATTTTCAAAAGCCCACCGCATTTAAACGAAACTTATCCCTTGAGGGTCAAAATAAAGCCCGTGAAACTCGGCGAAATTGATTTCAAACCGCTCATTCCAAAGCTGAAGTTCATCACTAACAAAAAGAAGTGGAGCGGCCACTTGATGGGCAAAGCAATGAGAGAAATCCCAGAGGAGGATTACAAACTAATCGAGAGCCTGCTCTGACTGTATCTAAAATGTTAATTCCTTAACATTCCTTCATTATTTTGTCTTCTTTGTTAATCTGTTAGCAAGTCTTTGGCCCAAGGCCATTTAGGGTGAAATTTCGGAGAATTTTTGAATAACAACCAATAAAAATTTGAAGGTTGGTATTTAAATTTCCTCCGGAAGAACTTCCACCTTTAGCTTTGTCGCAAGCCTTCTGAGCCTCTGATCAAAAGTCGCGAGGTAGTTTTTCTCCATTGCGTGGACAAGGATTACTACGTCGTTGAAGCGAGATAGGGCGAGCTTTTCCCTCTCAAGCACTTCAAGAGCACGGAGAATTACCTTATAATCTTCCACAAGTCCCCTAAACCTCGGATCGGAAGTGTACTCAGAGAGCATTATCCTGGCTTCTTTAACTGAAAATCCCTGATTTTTAAAGAACCATACATACTCTTGGAGCACTATGGGTGGAACATACCACCTATCAAGAGAATCCAAGAGGCTTCTAGCCTTTTCATGAAATTCGGAGTCGCTAAACGTATCATAGATTAAAACGCTTGTGTCTATCACTGCATGCATTCCTCCATCCCCTCTTCTATGACTTTCTCAATTTCCTCAGGGCTTAGTTTTTTGTTAAGTTTAAGCGTCTTCCTTTCTTTTTTGAGCCGCTTTATAACAATTTTTCCGTTTTCCAGTTCAACCTCAAGCAGCTCGCCTTCCTTTATCCCAAGGGCTTTTCTAATCTCTGCTGGTATGGTTATCTGATAGTTCCGGGTAACTTTTGTGATCGGCATACTACACTCACCTCAATAGTAGGTTATAATTT comes from Thermococcus aggregans and encodes:
- a CDS encoding AbrB/MazE/SpoVT family DNA-binding domain-containing protein; the protein is MPITKVTRNYQITIPAEIRKALGIKEGELLEVELENGKIVIKRLKKERKTLKLNKKLSPEEIEKVIEEGMEECMQ
- a CDS encoding PIN domain-containing protein; this encodes MHAVIDTSVLIYDTFSDSEFHEKARSLLDSLDRWYVPPIVLQEYVWFFKNQGFSVKEARIMLSEYTSDPRFRGLVEDYKVILRALEVLEREKLALSRFNDVVILVHAMEKNYLATFDQRLRRLATKLKVEVLPEEI
- a CDS encoding EVE domain-containing protein, whose translation is MKYWLCITNRDNWEVIKEKNIWGVPKRHKNTIAKVKPGDKLLIYVKQERKDKQILEPKIVGIFEVVSEPYEDSKRIFKSPPHLNETYPLRVKIKPVKLGEIDFKPLIPKLKFITNKKKWSGHLMGKAMREIPEEDYKLIESLL